From Lytechinus pictus isolate F3 Inbred chromosome 6, Lp3.0, whole genome shotgun sequence, the proteins below share one genomic window:
- the LOC135154570 gene encoding uncharacterized protein LOC135154570: MADCNDKGPPEGSSIKSANGDVFSPESIRTAVLASNAANKKDKAQKPSTAGTSDVNFASTAGEVQGLENFVIPKLTKTRSGLSSSGNNKIDSQTQSHMYDMSNQAQQEAKAGPAKPKRGKSKTNKDPKSSAIGGKSCKSSGVSPPAATGTLAPGNSVNESNEKRFQSLERALEKQNAMLEKLCNNISHTSSSSTIESQDVNVNAQGHEGAQSQVSDQYMEGMDPEEGSFVPDYEYPYDYGEDGYIFSLSSAQAGAEQVDPAPTISPSHSVVEDEVVMTTGHDGDSVATPMVAKGFAARFQAQAPMGPVVNKELADSLNIMLSERMGLENMGVLMDKYVPPKNVPNLVVPKVNPLIWDNIPAKTKSKDLRLQKLQKPLIKGMIAVTELMKDKTTPEQEEAIALLAHANNEINMFRRESIKPDLNPKFQPLCRSDVKVTKHLFGEDLGKVVKDMTEQQKAVSVTRLGFHKVKDENQGQRFAPYPGNFTRPAYRGRGRGNQNSPFTPSFLGMQTRGHAFHLRGRGRGVVMRGQKRMRGLKAPATQSRPPY, translated from the coding sequence ATGGCTGATTGTAATGACAAGGGCCCCCCTGAAGGCTCGTCGATTAAGTCAGCTAACGGTGACGTGTTTTCACCCGAGTCCATCCGCACGGCGGTATTGGCCTCTAACGCTGCGAATAAGAAGGATAAGGCTCAGAAACCAAGCACGGCTGGTACTAGTGATGTGAATTTTGCCAGCACGGCTGGTGAAGTTCAGGGGCTAGAAAACTTTGTGATACCTAAATTAACAAAAACTAGATCGGGTTTGAGTAGTTCCGGTAATAATAAGATTGATTCTCAGACCCAGTCCCACATGTACGACATGAGCAATCAAGCCCAACAAGAGGCTAAGGCAGGGCCTGCTAAGCCAAAACGAGGGAAAAGCAAGACAAATAAAGACCCCAAATCAAGTGCTATTGGTGGTAAATCATGCAAGTCGAGTGGTGTTTCCCCTCCTGCAGCTACAGGAACCTTGGCCCCGGGCAATTCTGTGAATGAAAGTAATGAAAAGAGGTTTCAAAGTCTAGAAAGGGCACTTGAGAAACAGAATGCTATGTTAGAGAAGCTCTGTAACAACATATCacatactagtagtagtagcacgATTGAGAGTCAGGATGTAAATGTTAATGCCCAGGGGCATGAGGGGGCACAAAGTCAAGTTTCAGATCAGTATATGGAGGGAATGGACCCCGAGGAAGGGAGTTTTGTACCAGATTATGAGTATCCTTATGACTATGGCGAAGATGGATATATTTTCTCCCTCTCATCTGCTCAAGCTGGTGCTGAGCAGGTAGACCCTGCCCCTACTATTAGTCCCAGTCACAGTGTAGTTGAAGATGAAGTAGTCATGACAACAGGGCATGATGGGGACTCTGTTGCTACCCCTATGGTGGCAAAGGGTTTTGCAGCCCGTTTTCAAGCTCAAGCCCCTATGGGACCAGTTGTGAATAAAGAACTAGCAGATAGTCTGAACATTATGCTGTCAGAGCGCATGGGCCTGGAAAATATGGGTGTACTCATGGACAAGTATGTTCCACCCAAGAATGTGCCAAACCTGGTAGTACCCAAGGTTAACCCCTTAATCTGGGATAATATCCCGGCAAAAACAAAATCCAAAGATTTGAGGCTTCAGAAACTCCAAAAGCCCTTAATCAAAGGAATGATTGCTGTAACAGAGCTTATGAAGGATAAGACTACCCCAGAACAGGAAGAGGCAATTGCACTACTGGCACATGCTAACAATGAAATAAACATGTTCCGAAGGGAGTCCATTAAGCCAGACCTCAATCCAAAATTCCAACCACTCTGTCGATCCGACGTGAAGGTAACAAAACACCTTTTTGGTGAAGACCTGGGAAAAGTTGTGAAAGATATGACAGAACAACAAAAGGCAGTGTCTGTTACCAGGCTAGGTTTCCACAAAGTCAAGGATGAAAATCAAGGTCAGAGGTTTGCTCCATATCCAGGCAACTTCACTAGGCCAGCCTACAGAGGGAGGGGCCGTGGTAATCAGAACTCTCCCTTCACACCCTCTTTTTTAGGCATGCAGACCAGAGGGCATGCATTCCACCTGCGAGGCAGGGGGAGAGGAGTAGTCATGAGAGGCCAGAAGAGAATGAGAGGACTCAAGGCACCAGCCACACAGTCCAGGCCCCCTTACTAG